A genomic region of Homalodisca vitripennis isolate AUS2020 chromosome 5, UT_GWSS_2.1, whole genome shotgun sequence contains the following coding sequences:
- the LOC124361920 gene encoding glycerol-3-phosphate phosphatase-like, which produces MALKALSSLSSDEYENFLNSFDTVLTDCDGVLWVEDELLQGSPEVINEFKRMGKKVFFVTNNSTKTRSEFLDKFRSLGFNAKKEEIISTAYLTAEYLSSMNFNKKVYVVGSSGMAKELDNVGIRHTGVGPDVMTSNLTELVDNLKLDPEVGAVAVGLDVHFSVPKMIKAASYLERKGTIFLTANTDERYPLDADAVMPATGAFVAAIQTCAERKPIIVGKPGAYIRNYLVNKHKIDPSRTIMIGDRCNSDILLGKRCGFQTLLVLSGVTSLKQVKVWKDSKDKDKNELVPDYYTNKLGDLLPYVKNTWHY; this is translated from the exons ATGGCGTTAAAAGCTTTATCAAGTTTATCATCAGATGAATATGAGAACTTCCTGAATTCTTTCGACACTGTATTGACAGACTGTGATg GTGTACTCTGGGTTGAGGACGAACTCCTACAAGGTTCCCCGGAAGTAATTAACGAGTTTAAAAGAATgggtaaaaaagtgtttttcgtAACAAACAACAGTACGAAAACAAGAAGTGAATTTCTCGATAAATTCAGATCTCTTGGCTTCAACGCAAAAAAG GAGGAAATAATCAGCACTGCATATTTAACAGCTGAGTACTTATCGTCCATGAACTTCAACAAAAAAGTCTACGTGGTTGGTTCCTCAGGAATGGCGAAGGAGTTGGATAATGTTGGCATCAGACACACTGGAGTAGGG CCGGACGTCATGACCTCAAATCTGACAGAACTGGTGGACAACTTGAAACTGGACCCTGAGGTAGGAGCTGTGGCAGTGGGTCTCGACGTACACTTCAGTGTGCCCAAGATGATAAAAGCCGCCTCTTATTTGGAAAGGAAAGGAACGATTTTCCTCACAGCAAATACAGATGAGCGGTATCCCTTAGATGCCGATGCTGTCATGCCGG CCACTGGAGCATTTGTGGCAGCTATACAAACATGTGCAGAGAGAAAACCTATCATCGTCGGCAAACCTGGTGCTTACATTCGAAATTACCTCGTTAACAAGCACAAGATTGATCCAAGCAGAACTATCATGATTGGAGACAG GTGCAATTCAGATATTCTTCTTGGCAAGAGATGCGGATTCCAGACCCTGCTGGTCTTAAGTGGTGTGACGAGTCTAAAACAAGTCAAGGTTTGGAAGGATTCAAAGGACAAGGATAAGAATGAGCTTGTTCCCGATTACTACACAAACAAACTGGGTGACCTGCTGCCCTATGTTAAGAACACGTGGCATTACTGA